The genomic window GATCGTCAACTGCCCGAATAATACGATGTTCAATTTCGGCAAGGTTAAGACCGGTTTCTACACGAACAACTTGCTGGTCAATTCAGCCTGCATCGGCGACACATCAACGCCGGGCGGAATGTTGATGGCGGATCCACGAACCGATACGCCGCAGAGCCTGACGATTACGAACAACAATTGGTACATCGACACGGCGATCATGAACCTCTACAAGACCATCAAGCCGCCATTCTCGTTGTTCACGCCGCGGCGCAGGAACCTGATGGACACGACGGTTATTCGGATCTCCGCGACGACACGCTCCAAGAATGACACCATCGCGGTCGCATTCGCAACCGGCCTCACGGTCCCGACAGCCACCGTGCTCTCCATGCACGACACGTCGAAGTCTCAAATAACCAACCAGAAGACCAACCTGCCGGCAGCTCCGGGCTCCATCGAGTTCGGCCAGACCCACTATGCTCTCAATCTCAGCTACCCGACCACTTCACCGCTCTATACCGCAGGAACAAAGGGGCAGAGGATTGGCTCGTGGTTGGATTGGAAGATCGCAATGGGAATCGGCGACGGTGGGCATGTGGACGGCATCCCGGCGCAGTATGCTCTCGACCAGAACTACCCGAACCCGTTCAATCCGTCGACAGCTATCAGCTATCGGCTATCAGCGAACAGCCGGGTATCATTGAAGGTATTTGATCTCCTCGGCAGAGAAATCGCGACGCTGGTGAATGGGACGTTCTCGGCTGGTTCGCACACTGTGCAATGGGATGCTTCGTCGCAACCGAGCGGTGTCTATATGTACCGCCTGCAAGTGAACGGCGCATCGCAGACGAAGAAGATGGTTCTCACGAAGTAAGCTGAGGTGCTCTCAGAACCCGTTGTCACTCCCGACTTGCCCCGAAGTTGTTTGTTCGGGGATGCTCCAATCGGCCTGCCCGCCTTCGTG from Ignavibacteriales bacterium includes these protein-coding regions:
- a CDS encoding T9SS type A sorting domain-containing protein, whose amino-acid sequence is MKQRHLFSAIGILAVVLAICTIPANAQRIINVPQGIGTLEQTIHGDSLNRKTQPTVYVLQRGGYYGTLTSVVNFDQLNIRAAYGTGAMPIVRPAIPATGSASRPFAPKGNLTISNLYIVGKDDNQTAPVLITDVIRPTAGGLRLVIDSCHLDQDGSSAIRLDNANNKVFITNSIFSNMGDQNSLNGRILDTRGTNQDTLVIENCIIYNITEKLVRTGTEGATGFMGYYRINQNTIVNCPNNTMFNFGKVKTGFYTNNLLVNSACIGDTSTPGGMLMADPRTDTPQSLTITNNNWYIDTAIMNLYKTIKPPFSLFTPRRRNLMDTTVIRISATTRSKNDTIAVAFATGLTVPTATVLSMHDTSKSQITNQKTNLPAAPGSIEFGQTHYALNLSYPTTSPLYTAGTKGQRIGSWLDWKIAMGIGDGGHVDGIPAQYALDQNYPNPFNPSTAISYRLSANSRVSLKVFDLLGREIATLVNGTFSAGSHTVQWDASSQPSGVYMYRLQVNGASQTKKMVLTK